In Chryseobacterium salivictor, the DNA window GGAAGCAAATCTAAATAAAGAGGAAAGAACACTGCTCATCCATTACTTCGAAAACATTTTAAACACAGAGAATTACTAGATTTTCTTTACGCTAAAAAAGGACTAACGCGATTGCATCAGTCCTTTTTTCTATTCCATTTTTAATAAAATCAGCTTACTGTTGTCTCGGTGCTCTTGGTCTGCTGAAAATTGACATTAAAACTCCTGCAAAAAGACCAACCGTTTTCATCGCTGCGACCTGCGAATCAACCGGGATAAAAGCTCCAATGATGCAAAGTCCCGCCGCTGCGTACATCGGATAGAGAAAATTTTTATTGGTTAATGTCGGAGCCTGTACAAAGAAACTGGCACCAATTAAAATGTAAAATAATTTCTGGTACAGAAAGTCATTGATTTCCGGTGAAAGAAGATTGAAAAATCCAACCAGGATGCACAGTAAAGCACCGATCGATAAAATTCCCTGAATAGTTGCTGTATTTGTTTTCATTGTTTATTTTTTTTGATTAAAAAGCCATTGAGGCACTGCATCTGCGAGTTTCGCAGATAATATATTGTTATGGTATTTATCTTTAAATTCCCAAAAAAGAACCTGTCCTTTTTCCTTCATCTCTTCCTAAAACTTTAAATTACTTTGGGGGAAATTATCCGTGTCTAAACTTCCATGAACAAGCCATATCGGTGTTTTAAGAAGTTTTTCGTTATGGTCAAATTGTGAAATTCCCGAAATATTAATTGCTGCTGCAAACAGATCCGGTCTTGTGGAAATCGCATTAGAAACAGTTGCTCCGCCCATCGAAAATCCCATCACGTAAATTCGGGACCGGTCGATATGTTTTGAATTTGCTAATGAATCGATAGATTTTAAAAGCAGATCCAAATATTCATTCGACTCCGAAGCAGAAACTCTGCGTTTTTCATCCAGATGATAATTGGAAGAACGCACAGGAAATTGCGGTGACAAAACAAACGACGGATATTTCTTTCTGTTTTCCGGCAGCAGCCACATTTTAGACAAAACTCCCATTTGAGATTTGTTGTCAGTGCCAACTGCGCCGGAGCCATGAAACACCACGATCAGCGGATATTTTCTCTCCAACTTTATTTTTTCCGGGCTTAGCATTCGGTATTTTAAGGATTCTTTTCCATTGCTGAACTGGCCTTCTTCAAATTCAGAATCATCTAAACTTTTAATAAAGGAAATTTTGGCAATACTTCGGGCTGAATCTTTCGAACCGTGGATTTCTGTCTTTTTTCCAAACTCTGTTTTTTGAGAAATACAGGATTGAAAAAGACAGAATAAAATAAGTAAAGAAAAGAACTTAATAACTTTCGTTTTCATTAGGAAAATCCCCGGTTTTAACATCTTTCACAAAACTGGAAACTGCGCCCGTAATTTCGGTATATAAATCAAGATATCTTCTTAAAAACTTTGGCGAAAAACCTTTGTTCATGCCGACCATATCGTGATAAACAAGAACCTGCCCATCACATCCTGCGCCTGCTCCAATCCCAATGGTTGGAATTGAAATGCTTTCTGAAACTCTTTTTGCAAGATCAGCCGGAATTTTTTCCAGAACTAAAGCAAAGCATCCTAATTCTTCAAGCAATTTTGCATCACTCATTAATTTCTCAGCTTCTTCATCTTCTTTTGCTCTTACCTTATATGTTCCGAACTGGTAAATCGACTGCGGCGTAAGACCCAAATGTCCCATCACAGGAATTCCGGCGTTAATAATTTTGGTAATCGATTCTTCAATTTCTTTTCCACCTTCAATTTTCACTGAATGCGCACCTCCTTCTTTCATCATTCTTACGGCAGATTCCAGGGCTTTCTCAGAATTACTCTGGTAAGAACCAAAAGGCAGATCTGCTACGATCAAAGCACGGTCTACACCACGAACCACACATTGGGTGTGGTAAATCATCTGATCCAAAGTAATGGGAAGTGTTGTTTCATGTCCGGCCATAACGTTGGCTGCAGAATCTCCGATGAGGATGGCATCAATTCCACCGGCATCCACCATTTTAGCAGTTGTGAAATCGTATGCGGTAAGCATGGTGATTTTCTCTTTGTCGAATTTCATTTTTCGCAAAGTTTCGGTGGTGATTTTTTTTATTTCTGAATGTACAGACATAATTTAATGTGATAATGGGTTGATGTTTGTGATGATATGCTGATGTGGATGATGTGAAAATGTGATTGATGGGTTGACCGATACTTACAGATCGATTTAAAATATTAAAAATAAGTCAATTAATAATATTAAAAGCAGTTCCTGAAGTAACTCATCAGCAAATCAAAACAGGATTAAATGATCACGTGCCCCAACCTAATTAGTTTTTCGTGGTTCAGGATTTTGATGTTTCTGCCTTCCACTTCGATGAGTTTGTCCTGTTTGAACTCAGAAATCAAACGGATTGCACTTTCAGTCGCGGTTCCGATGATGTTGGCAATTTCTTCTCTTGTTAAAGAAATCTTGATAAATCCTTCAGGATCTGTTCCTAATTTCTGTTCTAATAAAAGCAGGATTTCTGCCAGTCTTTCACGCACGGTCTTTTGTGCTAAGAAAGTAACGGTATTGGAGGATTCGCCCAATTCGAAAGCGATTTTCTGCAGCATTACAAATGAAAACTTTGGCGCTACTTCCAACATTTGAAGAAATAAATCAGACGGTAAAAAAGTCGCTTCCACTTCGGTCATTGCCTCCGCTTTCGCCTGAAAATCCTCACCGCAAAGTAAGGAACGGTATCCGATTAAATCGCCCTCTTTAATAAATCTAAGAATTTGATCTTTACCGTAAACTCCCTGTTTAGAAAGCTTTGCAGTTCCTTTATTTAAAAAATAAACTCCGTTTGGGATTTCACCATCTTCGAAAATAATTCCACCTTTATTAAATTTTAAAATTTGCTTGGCAGCAATGTATTTTTCATAATCTTCTGCCGGGAGCATTTCTTTGAAAGATTCATCATTAAATAGTTTCTGTAAATTCTCCTCGATTTGGGTTTGTTTCGCTAACGACATAATTGCATGACATTTATCAGCAAAAATAGGATATTTAAAACCCTAACACAAATATATTTATCATAATTTTGCCACTTCAACTTTAAATAAATTGTCAGAAAACTGTTTTCACTGTGGGCAAACCACAGACAAAGAGCTTATCAACTTCGATGAAAAATCCTTTTGCTGTAATGGATGCAAATCGGTGTACGAAATCCTGAATATGAATAATTTGGGGAATTTCTATGAACTTAATAAAAGTTCCGGAATCAGGCCAAATGATGATAACACTTCGCAATTCGATTATTTAGACACCCCGGAAGTATTTGCAAAAGTAACCGATTTCTCAGAAGGCAATACTTCTTTAGTTACTTTTAAAATTCCTGTAATTCACTGTTCGTCATGCATCTGGCTTTTAGAAAGCTTACAGACTCTGAATGGGAACATCAATTATTCTCAGGTCAATTTCACCAGAAAAAATGTTCAGATTTCCTTTAATCATCAGGAATTAAAACTTAGCGAACTCGCCAAGTTCCTCACGAATCTCGGATATAAGCCGGTCATCAATCTGGAAACTGCCGACAAAAAAGAAGAAACTTTCGATAAAACTTTAATTGTAAAATTAGCCATTGCCGGATTTGCATTTGGAAACGGAATGTTTTTAAGTTATCCGGAATATGCCGAACAAGTAATGGGTACCACCGATTTCTGGATGGATACTTATAAAAATCTGTTCCGGTTTATCATGTTCCTTCTGGCGACTCCAGTCGTTTTTTATTCTGCTTCCGATTATTTTAAATCTGCCTGGTTTGGACTGAAAAACAAGATTGTAAACATCGATGTGCCAATTGTTTTGGGAGTTCTGATGCTTTATGGCCGAAGTATTTATGAAGTTTTAACCGATTACGGTCCCGGATATTTCGATACTCTATGCGGTCTTTTATTTTTCATGCTGATGGGAAAACTCTTTCAGAAGAGAACTTACAGTGCTTTATCCTACGACCGCGACTATAAATCCTTTTATCCTATCGCCGTTACAAAAGTAGATTTCGAGGGGAAACAGCAAAATATTTTATTGAATGAGTTAAAAATCGGTGACCGGATTATGGTCCGCAATCAGGAAATCATTCCGGTTGATGCGATTTTAATTCAGGGTGAAGGAAATATCGACAATAGTTTTATTACTGGAGAAAGTGCTTCGATACCGAAAAAACCGGGCGACAAAATCTTCGCCGGCGGAAAACAGGTTGGTTCTGTATTGGAACTGGAAGTCATTAAAAACGTTAATCAAAGTTATCTGACGCAACTCTGGAATAAAGAAGCCTTCAAGAAATTCGAAACCGGTCTCGACACGATGACCAATGACCTCAGTAAATATTTTACTTTTATCATTTTGGGAATCACGCTTATTGCAGGAATTTATTGGGGACAACACGATTTCGAAAAAATGTTTCAGGTGGTTGCAGCGATATTGATTGTGGCTTGCCCGTGTGCTTTGGCACTTTCTGCTCCCTTTACTTTGGGGCATATTATGCGGATCATGGGACGCAATAAATTTTATGTAAAAGACACTTTAACAATTGAGAAATTAGCAAAAATCGACACACTGGTTTTCGACAAAACAGGAACGATTACACACAATAAAAAAGCGAATGTCGTTTTCGAAGGTGAAGAAATTTCTGAATTTGATTTAAAGAATTTAAAAAGTTTATTAAAAAATTCAAATCATCCTTTATCAAAAAGTTTATATCATTTTCTGGAAACTCAGGAAGAATACTTCCCAACGGAGAATTTCGCGGAAACCCCGGGGAAAGGATACATCGGTACCGTCAGAGGAAAAAACTATAAAATAGGATCGGCCACTTTTATCGGGCAACCGTCTAAAAACCTTGAGACTGCTGTTTATATTTCAAGAGACGGTCAGTTTTTAGGCAAATATATTTTCACCAATGAGTATCGGGAAAATATGTCGGAAATGTTTTCAGAATTAAATGATTATCAAATTCATATTTTAAGTGGTGATAATTCTTCGGAAGAAAGTTCATTAAAGCATTTGGTCCCGAATGTAGATAAAATGAAATTTAACCAAAGTCCGGAAGATAAACTGAATTTCATAAAAGCCCTGCAGGATGACCACAAAAAAGTAGCGATGCTTGGTGACGGACTGAATGACGCAGGAGCTTTAAAACAAAGTAATGTAGGAATCGCTGTGGCAGATGACACCCATTCTTTCACGCCATCATCTGATGTCATTATGGGCGGTGATCAAATAAATGAGCTGAAAAAATATTTTGATTTATCGAAAGATGCAGTAAAAATTGTGAAATTCACTTTTG includes these proteins:
- a CDS encoding carboxylesterase family protein; translated protein: MKTKVIKFFSLLILFCLFQSCISQKTEFGKKTEIHGSKDSARSIAKISFIKSLDDSEFEEGQFSNGKESLKYRMLSPEKIKLERKYPLIVVFHGSGAVGTDNKSQMGVLSKMWLLPENRKKYPSFVLSPQFPVRSSNYHLDEKRRVSASESNEYLDLLLKSIDSLANSKHIDRSRIYVMGFSMGGATVSNAISTRPDLFAAAINISGISQFDHNEKLLKTPIWLVHGSLDTDNFPQSNLKF
- the panB gene encoding 3-methyl-2-oxobutanoate hydroxymethyltransferase, whose translation is MSVHSEIKKITTETLRKMKFDKEKITMLTAYDFTTAKMVDAGGIDAILIGDSAANVMAGHETTLPITLDQMIYHTQCVVRGVDRALIVADLPFGSYQSNSEKALESAVRMMKEGGAHSVKIEGGKEIEESITKIINAGIPVMGHLGLTPQSIYQFGTYKVRAKEDEEAEKLMSDAKLLEELGCFALVLEKIPADLAKRVSESISIPTIGIGAGAGCDGQVLVYHDMVGMNKGFSPKFLRRYLDLYTEITGAVSSFVKDVKTGDFPNENESY
- a CDS encoding heavy metal translocating P-type ATPase, whose amino-acid sequence is MSENCFHCGQTTDKELINFDEKSFCCNGCKSVYEILNMNNLGNFYELNKSSGIRPNDDNTSQFDYLDTPEVFAKVTDFSEGNTSLVTFKIPVIHCSSCIWLLESLQTLNGNINYSQVNFTRKNVQISFNHQELKLSELAKFLTNLGYKPVINLETADKKEETFDKTLIVKLAIAGFAFGNGMFLSYPEYAEQVMGTTDFWMDTYKNLFRFIMFLLATPVVFYSASDYFKSAWFGLKNKIVNIDVPIVLGVLMLYGRSIYEVLTDYGPGYFDTLCGLLFFMLMGKLFQKRTYSALSYDRDYKSFYPIAVTKVDFEGKQQNILLNELKIGDRIMVRNQEIIPVDAILIQGEGNIDNSFITGESASIPKKPGDKIFAGGKQVGSVLELEVIKNVNQSYLTQLWNKEAFKKFETGLDTMTNDLSKYFTFIILGITLIAGIYWGQHDFEKMFQVVAAILIVACPCALALSAPFTLGHIMRIMGRNKFYVKDTLTIEKLAKIDTLVFDKTGTITHNKKANVVFEGEEISEFDLKNLKSLLKNSNHPLSKSLYHFLETQEEYFPTENFAETPGKGYIGTVRGKNYKIGSATFIGQPSKNLETAVYISRDGQFLGKYIFTNEYRENMSEMFSELNDYQIHILSGDNSSEESSLKHLVPNVDKMKFNQSPEDKLNFIKALQDDHKKVAMLGDGLNDAGALKQSNVGIAVADDTHSFTPSSDVIMGGDQINELKKYFDLSKDAVKIVKFTFGISLFYNVIGLSFAVTGHLSPLVAAILMPISSISVVIFTSLATWIRSAKYFKINQ
- a CDS encoding Crp/Fnr family transcriptional regulator translates to MSLAKQTQIEENLQKLFNDESFKEMLPAEDYEKYIAAKQILKFNKGGIIFEDGEIPNGVYFLNKGTAKLSKQGVYGKDQILRFIKEGDLIGYRSLLCGEDFQAKAEAMTEVEATFLPSDLFLQMLEVAPKFSFVMLQKIAFELGESSNTVTFLAQKTVRERLAEILLLLEQKLGTDPEGFIKISLTREEIANIIGTATESAIRLISEFKQDKLIEVEGRNIKILNHEKLIRLGHVII